A part of Helicobacter himalayensis genomic DNA contains:
- a CDS encoding F0F1 ATP synthase subunit C — translation MKFFLVLFFGALGLAFGAEPSGADTVAAFSVAGAVIGVGIAALGGAIGMGHAAAATISGTARNPGISGKLLGTMFIALALIEAQVIYTLVLAIIALYTNPFLPAGFIATI, via the coding sequence ATGAAGTTTTTTCTCGTGCTATTTTTTGGTGCGCTTGGGTTAGCATTTGGTGCAGAGCCTAGCGGAGCAGATACAGTTGCAGCGTTTTCAGTAGCAGGTGCGGTTATTGGTGTGGGTATCGCAGCACTTGGTGGTGCTATCGGTATGGGACACGCAGCAGCAGCGACTATTTCAGGCACAGCGCGTAATCCCGGCATTAGCGGTAAATTGCTTGGAACAATGTTTATTGCGCTTGCGCTTATTGAAGCACAAGTTATTTATACACTTGTTTTGGCGATTATCGCGCTTTACACAAATCCATTTTTACCGGCTGGATTTATCGCAACTATCTAA
- a CDS encoding MFS transporter encodes MNKKTYFWLSFAIMVAITFNLRAPINSMGPSIEAIKEYFNISSSVAGLLNSIPLLAFGSISFVVAYFSGVRLLFIALCCIALGEIMRSFGGIGGLFVGMGLLGAGIAVANVLVPSFIRKKFGKKTPAMMSVYSLVLNISSIIGILLALPLIALFGIKIAMAFWAIFALFAIVLFLPEVKNHRFSRTRAKPTTTKSLFVDFNAWKITLFMGLQGFVAYSTFTWLPVIIYSKGYSLEYGTNILLYMQLISMPVAFLGPLLLGRLREIYRSVYMAFLCGLYAIGYVVMLFFDSQSAMIVGVLCLGIPMGGVFGLALLFISQKSATLAIATKLSSMSQGFGYLIAASGPFLIGVLHDLSESYVPGIVLVLCVAFALNIFGILTNKCKVIGS; translated from the coding sequence TTGAATAAGAAAACATATTTTTGGTTAAGCTTTGCAATTATGGTGGCTATCACATTCAATTTGCGTGCGCCTATAAATTCGATGGGACCGAGCATTGAAGCAATTAAAGAATATTTTAATATTTCAAGCTCTGTGGCAGGATTGCTAAATTCTATCCCGCTACTTGCGTTTGGGAGTATTTCTTTTGTGGTGGCGTATTTTTCAGGTGTGCGCCTTTTGTTTATTGCGCTGTGTTGTATTGCGCTTGGTGAGATTATGCGGAGCTTTGGTGGAATTGGCGGGCTTTTTGTTGGTATGGGGCTTTTAGGTGCGGGCATTGCGGTGGCAAATGTGCTTGTGCCAAGCTTCATACGCAAAAAGTTTGGCAAGAAAACGCCTGCGATGATGAGCGTGTATTCGCTCGTGTTAAATATCTCTTCTATTATTGGAATCTTATTAGCATTGCCACTTATAGCACTTTTTGGGATTAAAATTGCAATGGCATTTTGGGCAATTTTTGCACTTTTTGCAATTGTACTTTTTCTGCCAGAAGTAAAAAATCATCGCTTTTCGCGCACGCGGGCAAAACCAACAACGACAAAAAGCTTATTTGTTGATTTTAACGCGTGGAAAATTACACTATTTATGGGATTGCAGGGCTTTGTGGCATACAGCACTTTCACATGGCTTCCCGTAATTATCTATTCAAAAGGTTATAGCTTGGAATATGGGACAAATATTTTGCTTTATATGCAACTTATTTCTATGCCTGTGGCGTTTTTAGGTCCATTATTATTAGGGCGTTTGCGCGAAATATATCGCTCGGTGTATATGGCGTTTTTGTGCGGGTTGTATGCGATAGGCTATGTGGTGATGCTCTTTTTTGATTCTCAAAGTGCGATGATTGTGGGCGTGCTTTGTCTTGGGATTCCAATGGGCGGGGTTTTCGGACTAGCACTTTTATTTATCTCGCAAAAGAGCGCAACGCTTGCAATTGCGACAAAGCTTTCTTCTATGTCGCAGGGCTTTGGCTATCTCATTGCTGCAAGTGGTCCGTTTTTAATCGGTGTTTTGCACGATTTGAGTGAAAGCTATGTGCCGGGTATTGTGCTTGTGCTGTGTGTAGCATTTGCGCTCAATATTTTTGGAATCCTCACAAATAAATGTAAGGTTATCGGCTCATAA
- a CDS encoding peptidase U32 family protein, which produces MQTYTTQSTSPKRAELLSPAGSFDKLKIALNFGADVVYGGVSHFSLRTRAGKEFDMQTFAKAVRYTHNLGKKIYVTINGFPFNAQLKLLESHIEKMAELEPDAFIIATPGVVKLTKSIAPHIPLHLSTQANVLNVLDAEVFYEMGVKRIVCARELSLKDAVEIKKALPDLELEIFVHGSMCFAFSGRCLISALQNGRVPNRGSCANDCRFDYEYFVRDLQSDKLVPFDGREFYVKNPDNGVMMRLEEEGGIGTHIFNSKDLNLASHIKEILDSNAIDALKIEGRTKSAYYVAITARTYKEALDDYYGARKLQDKHYQDELNTLKNRGFTDGYIIHRPFEKSNTQNHQTAISEGSYQVNAQVSECGTKALCKFSIFPNEPKQIVAPLGSEIICMKNDIGEIYKEGEEYYLRLFRIVLENGKELDSIHSGNINYFLLPSALPPLSFLRQKIEIFHSQSCALN; this is translated from the coding sequence ATGCAAACTTACACTACGCAATCTACCTCCCCAAAGCGCGCCGAACTCCTTTCTCCCGCCGGAAGCTTTGACAAGCTCAAAATCGCGCTTAACTTTGGCGCAGATGTTGTCTATGGCGGGGTAAGCCACTTTTCACTTCGCACGCGCGCAGGCAAAGAATTTGATATGCAAACTTTCGCCAAAGCCGTGCGCTACACGCATAATCTTGGTAAAAAAATTTATGTCACAATCAATGGCTTTCCTTTTAATGCGCAATTAAAACTCCTAGAATCTCATATTGAAAAAATGGCAGAGCTAGAACCTGACGCCTTTATCATCGCGACTCCGGGCGTGGTGAAGCTCACAAAATCTATCGCGCCGCATATTCCTTTGCATCTTTCCACACAAGCAAATGTGCTGAATGTTCTTGACGCGGAGGTGTTTTATGAAATGGGTGTGAAGCGCATTGTTTGCGCGCGTGAGCTAAGCTTGAAAGATGCAGTAGAGATTAAAAAAGCTTTGCCTGATTTAGAACTAGAAATTTTTGTACATGGAAGTATGTGCTTTGCTTTTTCTGGGCGTTGTCTCATCTCTGCCTTGCAAAATGGACGCGTGCCAAACCGCGGAAGTTGCGCAAATGATTGCCGATTTGATTATGAATATTTTGTGCGCGATTTGCAGAGCGATAAGCTTGTGCCTTTTGATGGGCGCGAATTTTATGTGAAAAATCCAGATAATGGCGTGATGATGCGTTTAGAGGAGGAGGGGGGCATCGGCACGCATATTTTTAACTCAAAAGACCTTAATCTCGCAAGCCATATTAAAGAGATTCTAGATTCTAATGCTATTGACGCGCTTAAAATCGAGGGGCGCACAAAGTCTGCATATTATGTTGCTATCACTGCACGCACTTACAAAGAAGCGCTTGATGACTACTATGGCGCACGCAAGCTACAAGACAAACATTATCAAGATGAACTAAATACGCTCAAAAATCGCGGATTTACAGATGGCTACATTATCCACCGCCCTTTTGAAAAATCCAATACTCAAAATCACCAAACCGCCATAAGCGAGGGGAGCTATCAAGTCAATGCGCAGGTGAGTGAATGTGGCACAAAAGCACTTTGTAAATTTAGTATTTTTCCAAATGAGCCAAAGCAGATTGTTGCACCGCTAGGCAGTGAGATTATATGTATGAAAAATGATATTGGCGAGATTTACAAAGAGGGCGAAGAGTATTATTTGCGCCTTTTTAGGATTGTGCTAGAAAATGGCAAAGAGCTAGATTCTATTCACAGCGGGAACATAAACTACTTTTTATTACCTAGCGCCCTGCCACCGCTAAGTTTTTTGCGTCAAAAAATCGAAATTTTTCACTCTCAATCTTGTGCTTTAAACTAA
- a CDS encoding S4 domain-containing protein gives MRIDKFLNTTNILKRRAVAQDMCENGVVLVNGVVAKSSKEIKINDIITLRYLEYEKNYRVLDIPTTKSVPKAQSALFVKEL, from the coding sequence TTGCGTATTGATAAGTTTCTTAACACGACTAATATTTTAAAACGGCGCGCAGTGGCACAAGATATGTGTGAAAATGGCGTGGTGCTGGTAAATGGCGTGGTGGCAAAAAGTTCAAAAGAAATCAAAATCAACGACATCATCACTCTGCGCTACTTAGAATATGAAAAGAATTATCGCGTGTTAGATATTCCAACGACAAAAAGCGTGCCAAAGGCACAAAGTGCGCTCTTTGTGAAAGAATTATGA